One window of Papaver somniferum cultivar HN1 chromosome 9, ASM357369v1, whole genome shotgun sequence genomic DNA carries:
- the LOC113310481 gene encoding uncharacterized protein LOC113310481 isoform X1, producing the protein MSKRTGCLTDGEMAYDNSSRNESKRAHPWFLDDTEQELLPSKKQAVGSSNSQSFPGFVNPVRWDNSSCFHSVPSRGVPSQFGDTLFGVEPARSIDLGARSTPSNGFENLDVGRRGIQDQFGNEGAIPLSTTHTMEDPGSCFSYGGIRKVKINEVKETDHGMSFPIGDAFNKGEISTISFGGFHDDSEMNPSARIISSYDMLMSQSSVHQPEVMKEKESMDTQRDIAGGTSQVVCTSKTKAEPKSAKKAPPANNFPSNARSLLATGMLDGVPVKYVSWPHEELHGTIKGPGYLCSCEKCNFSKTLNAYEFERHAGNKTKHPNSHIFFENGKTVYAVVQELRHTPQKMLFEVIQTVTGSPINQKNFNNWKESYEAATRELQRIYGTEDLSQIFQIKGS; encoded by the exons ATGTCAAAGAGAACAGGGTGTTTAACCGATGGAGAGATGGCATATGATAACTCCTCAAGAAATGAATCAAAACGTGCTCACCCGTGGTTTCTTGATGATACGGAACAAGAACTACTCCCCAGCAAGAAGCAAGCAGTTGGATCATCTAACAGCCAGTCGTTTCCAGGGTTTGTAAATCCAGTTCGTTGGGACAATTCTTCTTGCTTTCACTCGGTTCCATCTCGGGGGGTTCCATCTCAATTCGGTGATACATTATTTGGAGTTGAACCAGCAAGGAGTATTGATCTTGGTGCCAGAAGTACTCCATCAAATGGTTTTGAGAATCTAGATGTGGGAAGAAGGGGTATTCAGGACCAGTTTGGAAACGAGGGCGCCATTCCCTTATCAACGACTCATACCATGGAAGATCCTGGGTCATGCTTTAGTTATGGAGGAATTCGAAAAGTTAAAATCAACGAGGTTAAGGAAACCGACCATGGCATGTCTTTTCCGATTGGTGATGCCTTTAATAAAGGGGAGATCAGTACCATATCTTTTGGTGGGTTTCATGATGACTCGGAGATGAACCCCTCTGCAAGAATCATAAGCAGTTACGACATGTTAATGAGTCAGTCATCAGTTCACCAGCCAGAAgtaatgaaggaaaaagagtcaATGGACACACAGAGAGACATCGCTGGTGGTACCAGCCAAGTTGTCTGTACTTCTAAAACCAAGGCGGAGCCAAAATCAGCTAAGAAGGCACCTCCTGCTAACAACTTCCCTTCAAATGCTAGAAGCTTGTTAGCAACTGGTATGCTTGATGGAGTGCCTGTGAAGTACGTTTCCTGGCCACATGAG GAGCTCCACGGAACCATAAAAGGCCCTGGGTATTTGTGCAGCTGTGAGAAATGCAATTTCTCTAAG ACATTAAATGCCTATGAGTTTGAGCGCCATGCTGGTAACAAAACTAAACATCCAAACAGTCACATATTCTTCGAAAATGGGAAGACTGTATATGCGGTAGTCCAGGAACTAAGGCACACACCCCAGAAAATGTTGTTTGAAGTGATTCAAACTGTCACTGGTTCTCCAATCAATCAGAAGAACTTCAATAATTGGAAAG AATCATATGAAGCAGCGACCCGTGAACTTCAGCGTATCTACGGGACGGAGGACCTAAGCCAAATATTTCAGATTAAAGGATCCTGA
- the LOC113310481 gene encoding uncharacterized protein LOC113310481 isoform X2, which yields MSKRTGCLTDGEMAYDNSSRNESKRAHPWFLDDTEQELLPSKKQAVGSSNSQSFPGFVNPVRWDNSSCFHSVPSRGVPSQFGDTLFGVEPARSIDLGARSTPSNGFENLDVGRRGIQDQFGNEGAIPLSTTHTMEDPGSCFSYGGIRKVKINEVKETDHGMSFPIGDAFNKGEISTISFGGFHDDSEMNPSARIISSYDMLMSQSSVHQPEVMKEKESMDTQRDIAGGTSQVVCTSKTKAEPKSAKKAPPANNFPSNARSLLATGMLDGVPVKYVSWPHELHGTIKGPGYLCSCEKCNFSKTLNAYEFERHAGNKTKHPNSHIFFENGKTVYAVVQELRHTPQKMLFEVIQTVTGSPINQKNFNNWKESYEAATRELQRIYGTEDLSQIFQIKGS from the exons ATGTCAAAGAGAACAGGGTGTTTAACCGATGGAGAGATGGCATATGATAACTCCTCAAGAAATGAATCAAAACGTGCTCACCCGTGGTTTCTTGATGATACGGAACAAGAACTACTCCCCAGCAAGAAGCAAGCAGTTGGATCATCTAACAGCCAGTCGTTTCCAGGGTTTGTAAATCCAGTTCGTTGGGACAATTCTTCTTGCTTTCACTCGGTTCCATCTCGGGGGGTTCCATCTCAATTCGGTGATACATTATTTGGAGTTGAACCAGCAAGGAGTATTGATCTTGGTGCCAGAAGTACTCCATCAAATGGTTTTGAGAATCTAGATGTGGGAAGAAGGGGTATTCAGGACCAGTTTGGAAACGAGGGCGCCATTCCCTTATCAACGACTCATACCATGGAAGATCCTGGGTCATGCTTTAGTTATGGAGGAATTCGAAAAGTTAAAATCAACGAGGTTAAGGAAACCGACCATGGCATGTCTTTTCCGATTGGTGATGCCTTTAATAAAGGGGAGATCAGTACCATATCTTTTGGTGGGTTTCATGATGACTCGGAGATGAACCCCTCTGCAAGAATCATAAGCAGTTACGACATGTTAATGAGTCAGTCATCAGTTCACCAGCCAGAAgtaatgaaggaaaaagagtcaATGGACACACAGAGAGACATCGCTGGTGGTACCAGCCAAGTTGTCTGTACTTCTAAAACCAAGGCGGAGCCAAAATCAGCTAAGAAGGCACCTCCTGCTAACAACTTCCCTTCAAATGCTAGAAGCTTGTTAGCAACTGGTATGCTTGATGGAGTGCCTGTGAAGTACGTTTCCTGGCCACATGAG CTCCACGGAACCATAAAAGGCCCTGGGTATTTGTGCAGCTGTGAGAAATGCAATTTCTCTAAG ACATTAAATGCCTATGAGTTTGAGCGCCATGCTGGTAACAAAACTAAACATCCAAACAGTCACATATTCTTCGAAAATGGGAAGACTGTATATGCGGTAGTCCAGGAACTAAGGCACACACCCCAGAAAATGTTGTTTGAAGTGATTCAAACTGTCACTGGTTCTCCAATCAATCAGAAGAACTTCAATAATTGGAAAG AATCATATGAAGCAGCGACCCGTGAACTTCAGCGTATCTACGGGACGGAGGACCTAAGCCAAATATTTCAGATTAAAGGATCCTGA